Proteins encoded in a region of the Acidobacteriota bacterium genome:
- a CDS encoding protein kinase, giving the protein MAESLAPETQLAHYRIVSPLGAGGMGEVYLAEDNRLGRRVALKILPVEFTKHPERVARFEQEARAASALNHPNIITVYDIGRHAGRHFIAFEYVAGVTLRQHLTGQMTLGEALDIAIQTAAALQAAHEAGITHRDIKPENVMLRPDGYVKVLDFGLAKLTEKSEGKFDPEAATKLKAHTDPGMVMGTVRYMSPEQARGQRVDARSDIFSLGVLLYEMIARRLPFDGATASDVIAAILREEPEPLANVVTNLPAELGWSVAKALRKNCEERYQTIKSLGTDLRQIKTRLDVEAALANLSSSDIAARTTGSSSLSEAVTVEFNSAAAKSATTRRPRKSKTPKIIDSLAILPLINVSKDSQMEYLSDGITESIINSLAQLPKLRVVPASTVQRYKGRVVDPQLAGRELKVRAVLTGRVQLVANALIVKTELIDVANNAQLWGEQYRRQMTDIFALQDEISQEISAQLRLQLTREEKKRLVKRYTDNTEAYHLYLKGRYYNSKRTPEWIRKGIEHFQQAIDLDPNYALAYAGMADSYGFLASSTGNLPPREAYPKAKAAALKALELDEALGEAHCSLGFFHLLYDWDFAAAEQQYKRAIELSPNYPNAHDGYGFYLKATGQHEAALHECKLAQQLDPLSLFSTLSVGWAYYFARRFDHGLAQGRKVLELDPNFGFAYAHAGLCHLQLGQFDEAVASMRKAVNLAGGSPNFLAYLGHALGRAGQHREARQMLAQLERLRKRQYVSAYFSAMIYLGLGNRHEALTWLEEAYEERSGFLAFVKVEPMLDVVRGEERFANLLALIH; this is encoded by the coding sequence ATGGCTGAATCACTGGCTCCCGAAACACAGCTCGCGCATTACCGCATCGTCTCGCCGCTCGGCGCGGGCGGGATGGGCGAAGTCTATCTGGCCGAAGATAACCGCCTGGGCCGCCGCGTCGCGTTAAAAATCCTGCCGGTTGAATTCACCAAACACCCCGAACGTGTGGCGCGCTTTGAGCAAGAGGCGCGGGCGGCTTCGGCGTTGAATCATCCGAACATCATCACGGTTTACGACATTGGGCGGCACGCCGGGCGGCATTTCATCGCGTTTGAATACGTCGCCGGTGTGACCTTGCGGCAACACCTGACGGGTCAGATGACGCTGGGCGAAGCGCTGGACATCGCCATTCAAACCGCCGCCGCGTTGCAGGCCGCGCACGAAGCGGGCATCACGCACCGCGACATCAAACCTGAAAACGTGATGCTGCGGCCCGATGGCTATGTGAAGGTGCTCGATTTCGGCCTCGCCAAATTGACGGAAAAGTCCGAAGGCAAGTTTGACCCGGAAGCGGCAACCAAGCTCAAGGCGCATACCGACCCCGGCATGGTGATGGGCACGGTGCGTTACATGTCACCCGAACAGGCGCGCGGCCAGCGCGTGGATGCGCGCAGCGATATTTTCAGTTTGGGCGTGCTGCTGTATGAAATGATCGCGCGCCGCTTGCCGTTTGACGGCGCGACGGCCAGTGATGTGATCGCCGCCATCTTGCGCGAAGAGCCGGAGCCGTTGGCGAACGTGGTGACCAATCTGCCGGCGGAACTGGGATGGAGTGTCGCCAAGGCTTTGCGCAAGAACTGCGAAGAGCGCTATCAGACGATCAAGAGTCTGGGCACCGATTTGCGCCAGATCAAAACGCGGCTGGATGTCGAAGCGGCGCTGGCGAATCTGAGTTCGTCTGACATTGCCGCCCGCACGACGGGCAGCAGTAGCCTGAGCGAAGCCGTTACTGTCGAATTCAACAGCGCGGCAGCGAAGTCCGCCACCACGCGCCGTCCGCGCAAAAGCAAAACGCCCAAAATCATTGATTCACTCGCCATCCTGCCGTTGATCAATGTCAGCAAAGATTCGCAGATGGAATATCTCAGCGACGGCATCACCGAAAGCATCATCAACAGCCTGGCGCAATTGCCCAAGTTGCGCGTCGTGCCCGCCAGCACCGTGCAACGTTACAAAGGCCGCGTCGTTGATCCGCAACTGGCCGGGCGGGAATTGAAAGTGCGCGCCGTGCTGACGGGCCGCGTGCAACTGGTGGCCAACGCGTTGATCGTCAAAACCGAATTGATTGACGTCGCCAACAACGCGCAACTCTGGGGCGAACAGTACCGCCGTCAAATGACCGACATCTTTGCCTTGCAAGACGAAATCTCGCAGGAGATCAGCGCGCAACTGCGCTTGCAATTAACCCGCGAGGAAAAGAAGCGGCTGGTCAAACGCTACACCGACAACACCGAGGCTTATCACCTGTATTTGAAAGGCCGCTATTACAACAGCAAACGCACGCCGGAATGGATTCGCAAAGGCATCGAACACTTCCAGCAAGCGATTGATCTCGATCCCAACTACGCGCTGGCTTATGCCGGGATGGCCGATTCGTATGGGTTCCTGGCCTCTTCGACCGGGAACCTGCCGCCGCGCGAAGCCTATCCGAAAGCCAAAGCGGCGGCGTTGAAAGCGCTCGAATTGGACGAGGCACTGGGCGAAGCGCATTGCTCGCTGGGTTTCTTTCATTTGCTCTACGACTGGGATTTTGCGGCGGCGGAGCAGCAATACAAACGCGCCATCGAACTCAGCCCGAACTATCCCAACGCGCACGACGGCTATGGCTTTTATCTGAAAGCCACCGGGCAGCACGAAGCCGCCTTGCACGAATGCAAATTGGCGCAGCAACTTGATCCCTTGTCGTTGTTTTCCACGTTGAGCGTGGGCTGGGCCTATTATTTCGCGCGCCGCTTTGACCACGGGCTGGCGCAGGGGCGCAAGGTGCTGGAACTCGATCCGAACTTCGGCTTTGCCTATGCGCACGCCGGATTGTGCCATTTGCAGTTGGGCCAATTTGATGAGGCGGTCGCTTCCATGCGCAAGGCGGTCAATCTGGCCGGTGGCAGTCCGAACTTTCTGGCGTATTTGGGCCACGCGCTGGGCCGCGCCGGGCAGCATCGCGAAGCGCGCCAGATGCTGGCGCAATTGGAACGGTTGCGGAAACGGCAATATGTGTCGGCGTATTTTTCGGCCATGATCTATCTAGGGTTGGGCAATCGGCACGAGGCGCTGACGTGGCTGGAAGAGGCATATGAAGAACGTTCTGGATTTTTAGCATTCGTGAAAGTGGAGCCGATGCTGGATGTGGTGCGGGGCGAGGAACGCTTTGCGAATTTGCTGGCGCTGATTCATTAA
- a CDS encoding gamma carbonic anhydrase family protein: MIFEYSGKRPQIGQNVFIAPTAAIIGNVIIGDGASIWYGVVLRGDEGRIEIGRGSNVQDNSVIHTTPEIPTIIKDDVTIGHGALLEGCTIEHGAVVGMGSIVLHKAVVGEGAMTAAGSVVTPGTIIPPRTLAAGSPAMVKKELSGAALRSVEHSTLAYHHLRDVYRRQGLDDPASAL, translated from the coding sequence ATGATTTTTGAGTACTCAGGCAAGCGCCCGCAGATCGGGCAAAACGTTTTCATCGCGCCGACTGCCGCCATCATCGGCAACGTGATCATCGGTGATGGCGCCAGCATCTGGTACGGCGTCGTGTTGCGCGGCGATGAAGGCCGCATTGAAATCGGGCGTGGCAGCAACGTGCAGGACAACTCCGTCATTCACACGACCCCCGAAATTCCGACGATTATCAAAGACGATGTAACCATCGGCCATGGCGCGTTGCTGGAAGGGTGCACCATCGAGCACGGCGCGGTCGTCGGCATGGGTTCGATTGTCTTGCATAAGGCGGTTGTCGGTGAAGGCGCGATGACCGCTGCGGGCAGTGTCGTGACGCCGGGCACGATCATCCCGCCGCGCACGCTGGCCGCCGGTTCGCCCGCTATGGTCAAGAAAGAGCTTTCGGGCGCGGCGCTGCGTTCGGTCGAACACAGCACGCTGGCCTATCACCATCTGCGCGATGTTTATCGCCGGCAAGGGCTGGACGATCCCGCCAGCGCGCTATGA
- a CDS encoding redoxin domain-containing protein — protein sequence MLKPMLGLALLLSLCVGALAQQPAPAAQAPRPPAIKTNLKVGDVAPDFNLPGTDGKTYKLSDFRGKKNVVLAVFVLAFTGG from the coding sequence ATGCTAAAACCAATGCTGGGTCTGGCCCTGTTGCTGAGCTTGTGTGTGGGCGCGCTGGCGCAACAACCCGCACCAGCCGCCCAAGCGCCCAGGCCGCCCGCGATCAAAACCAATTTGAAAGTTGGCGATGTCGCACCCGATTTCAACTTGCCGGGCACGGATGGCAAGACCTACAAACTGAGCGATTTCCGGGGCAAGAAAAATGTCGTGCTGGCCGTTTTCGTACTGGCCTTCACCGGTGGCTGA
- a CDS encoding MBL fold metallo-hydrolase: MTYIQFLGATQTVTGSKHMLEVDGYRTLVDCGLFQGLAQLRQRNWDPFPVNPRSLNSVILTHAHIDHSGYLPRLVHDGFDGKVYGTPGTVELARVMLPDSARLQEEDASYANKQGTSKHHPALPLYSEEDANDALQLFEAVNYHKRVQLTKKLGFEFVTAGHILGSSFVNFEVECTDGATRRLVMTGDLGRYNEPIIHDPSNVEEADYIVVESTYGNREHHQLDVKAHLADIINETVKRGGHILVPAFAVGRTQLLVYLLRALEDEKRIPQLPVYVDSPMAVQATRLYLHHKEDHDLEMAALVDEHRNPLATHRFYMSKTVHDSKAITASREPSIVISASGMATGGRILHHLTKRLPDERNTVIFVGYQSEGTRGRRLLDGEKEIKIFGQYVPVRAHIENLPNLSAHADYHEILRWLSGFKHAPKKVFLVHGEVDAMMSMKQKIEEKFGWSVETPTYQQKFEL; this comes from the coding sequence ATGACTTACATTCAATTTCTCGGTGCCACCCAAACTGTCACCGGCTCCAAACACATGCTCGAAGTGGACGGCTATCGCACGCTGGTGGACTGCGGTTTGTTTCAAGGCTTGGCGCAATTGCGCCAACGCAACTGGGACCCGTTTCCGGTCAATCCGCGCAGCCTGAATTCAGTCATCCTGACGCACGCGCACATTGACCATTCGGGCTATTTGCCACGGCTGGTGCACGACGGCTTTGACGGCAAGGTCTACGGTACGCCCGGCACGGTCGAACTGGCGCGCGTGATGCTGCCCGATTCGGCGCGCTTACAGGAAGAAGATGCTTCATACGCTAACAAGCAGGGCACCTCGAAACATCATCCCGCGTTGCCGCTCTATAGCGAAGAGGACGCGAATGATGCGTTGCAGTTGTTTGAAGCGGTGAATTATCACAAGCGCGTGCAATTGACCAAAAAACTGGGGTTCGAATTCGTCACCGCCGGGCACATCCTCGGTTCCAGCTTCGTCAATTTTGAAGTCGAGTGCACCGACGGCGCGACCCGCCGCCTAGTGATGACCGGCGACCTGGGCCGTTACAACGAACCGATCATCCACGATCCTTCCAACGTCGAGGAAGCCGATTACATCGTGGTCGAATCCACTTACGGCAACCGCGAACATCACCAGTTGGATGTGAAAGCGCACCTGGCCGACATCATCAACGAGACCGTCAAACGCGGCGGCCACATTCTGGTGCCCGCCTTTGCCGTGGGCCGCACGCAACTGCTGGTTTATTTGCTGCGCGCGCTCGAAGACGAAAAGCGCATCCCGCAACTGCCCGTTTATGTGGACAGCCCGATGGCTGTGCAGGCGACGCGGCTCTATCTGCATCACAAAGAAGATCACGATCTGGAGATGGCGGCGCTGGTGGATGAGCATCGCAACCCGCTGGCGACGCACCGGTTTTATATGTCGAAGACCGTGCACGATTCCAAAGCCATCACGGCCAGCCGCGAGCCTTCCATCGTCATCTCGGCCAGCGGCATGGCGACCGGCGGACGCATCCTGCATCACTTAACCAAACGCCTGCCGGATGAGCGCAACACCGTGATCTTCGTCGGCTATCAATCGGAAGGCACGCGCGGACGCCGCCTGCTGGACGGCGAAAAGGAAATCAAGATTTTCGGCCAATATGTGCCGGTGCGCGCCCACATCGAGAATTTGCCGAACCTTTCCGCCCACGCTGATTACCACGAGATTCTGCGCTGGCTGTCAGGTTTCAAACATGCGCCGAAGAAAGTGTTTTTGGTGCATGGCGAAGTGGACGCAATGATGTCTATGAAGCAGAAAATTGAAGAGAAGTTTGGTTGGTCGGTGGAAACGCCGACTTATCAACAGAAATTTGAGCTTTGA
- a CDS encoding protein kinase, with amino-acid sequence MIGQTISHYRIVNRIGAGGMGEVYLAEDVRLGRKLAIKLLPEQFTQDADRVRRFELEARAASALNHPNIITIYEIGQHEHAHFIATEFIEGDTLRDKLKKGLKLSETLDIAVQTMSALQAAHQAGIIHRDIKPENIMLRPDGYVKLLDFGLAKLTQNEMETGDLEAATKSLFETQPGMVMGTIAYMSPEQARAQRLDGRTDIFSFGVVLYEMITSQRPFGGATVSDMIASLLTQEPTRLSQRLPGVPGELEQVVARMLAKDIEKRYAGAQEVLADLKRIKARVEVGDDDTTTRELGVPQPAAADSFETNVGAPVSFETTKGTAANLGVASAANAVQATNLLSAMQPARRRSRLLAAIGVLALLAISAAGYFVWQQRASKVDSIAVLPFRINDPQAEYLSDAITEQVIDALSQVPDLNVVARSSILKYKGKDTDPVELANQLDVRAALTGEVTRRGDEVIVNTELVSTANRRRLWGERYVRKLTELISLQDDITRGITQKLQLPVNNLPAADVAKAGTKDQEAYRLYLEGQYYFNQGTPEAKHKADELFEAAVARDSKFAAAAAGCAACHADGADQITPDKAMDKARKVAEYTLSLDPKSVDATLTLAKVKLRYDWDFKEAERLFKHALELNPKSAEAHQRYAEFLALMGKPKDALTEIWTARKLDPQSLAINTDIGTLSYYASDYEHAAEHFQKSLKLDEKFAAAHTGLGLVYEQKGQPQPLVNEWIQGRQLTSQPESYLDSLKQAFAQGGIQAFWQRELEHLQTETKGHYVAASAIAALHARLGETDQAFAALKQGLAEKDGGMVELKVAPVFASLRNDARFGEVLKRVGLAN; translated from the coding sequence GTGATCGGACAAACCATTTCCCACTATCGCATCGTCAACCGCATTGGCGCGGGCGGCATGGGCGAGGTCTATCTCGCCGAAGACGTTCGCCTGGGCCGCAAGCTCGCCATCAAACTGTTGCCCGAACAGTTCACCCAGGACGCCGACCGCGTGCGCCGCTTTGAACTGGAGGCCCGTGCCGCTTCGGCGCTCAACCATCCGAACATCATCACCATTTACGAAATCGGCCAGCACGAACACGCGCATTTCATCGCCACCGAATTTATCGAAGGCGACACGTTGCGCGACAAACTGAAAAAAGGCTTGAAGCTGAGCGAGACGCTCGACATCGCCGTGCAAACCATGAGCGCGCTGCAAGCGGCGCATCAGGCCGGCATCATCCACCGCGACATCAAACCCGAAAACATCATGCTGCGGCCCGATGGTTACGTGAAGCTGCTCGATTTCGGCCTCGCCAAGCTCACGCAAAACGAAATGGAAACCGGCGATTTGGAAGCCGCGACGAAATCTTTGTTTGAGACGCAACCCGGCATGGTGATGGGCACCATCGCGTATATGTCGCCCGAACAGGCGCGCGCGCAGCGGCTGGATGGCCGCACCGACATTTTCAGCTTCGGCGTCGTGCTGTATGAAATGATCACTAGCCAGCGTCCGTTCGGCGGCGCAACGGTCAGCGACATGATCGCCTCGCTGTTGACGCAGGAGCCAACGCGCTTGTCACAACGGTTGCCGGGTGTGCCGGGCGAATTGGAACAGGTCGTCGCGCGCATGCTGGCCAAAGACATCGAGAAGCGTTATGCCGGCGCGCAGGAAGTGCTCGCCGATCTCAAACGCATCAAGGCCCGCGTCGAAGTCGGCGATGACGACACCACCACGCGCGAACTCGGCGTGCCGCAACCCGCCGCCGCCGATTCGTTTGAAACGAACGTGGGCGCGCCGGTTTCTTTCGAGACGACCAAAGGCACGGCGGCCAACTTGGGCGTGGCTTCGGCGGCAAATGCCGTACAAGCGACCAATCTGCTTTCAGCCATGCAACCCGCGCGGCGGCGTAGCCGGTTGCTGGCGGCAATCGGGGTGTTAGCCTTGTTGGCAATCAGCGCGGCGGGGTATTTCGTCTGGCAACAACGCGCCAGCAAAGTGGATTCGATCGCGGTGCTGCCGTTCCGTATCAACGATCCGCAGGCCGAATATCTGAGCGACGCCATCACCGAACAAGTCATTGACGCGCTCTCGCAAGTGCCCGACCTGAACGTCGTCGCGCGCAGTTCCATTTTGAAATACAAAGGCAAAGACACCGACCCGGTCGAACTCGCCAATCAACTCGACGTGCGCGCCGCCCTGACCGGCGAAGTCACACGGCGCGGCGATGAAGTCATCGTCAACACCGAACTCGTTAGCACCGCCAACCGCCGCCGTCTGTGGGGCGAACGTTATGTGCGCAAGCTGACCGAATTGATTTCGCTGCAAGACGACATCACGCGCGGCATCACGCAAAAGCTGCAATTGCCCGTCAACAACCTGCCCGCCGCCGACGTGGCAAAAGCGGGCACCAAAGATCAAGAGGCGTACCGGCTCTATCTGGAAGGCCAATACTATTTCAATCAGGGCACGCCCGAGGCCAAGCACAAGGCCGACGAACTGTTTGAAGCCGCCGTCGCGCGCGACAGCAAATTTGCCGCCGCCGCCGCCGGTTGCGCCGCCTGTCACGCCGACGGCGCGGATCAAATCACGCCTGACAAGGCGATGGACAAGGCGCGCAAGGTCGCCGAATACACGCTCTCGCTTGATCCGAAATCGGTGGACGCGACATTGACGCTCGCCAAGGTCAAGCTGCGTTACGATTGGGATTTCAAAGAAGCCGAACGCCTGTTCAAACACGCGCTCGAATTGAATCCGAAAAGCGCCGAAGCGCATCAGCGTTACGCTGAATTCCTGGCGCTGATGGGCAAGCCCAAAGACGCGCTGACCGAAATCTGGACGGCACGTAAACTCGATCCGCAATCGCTAGCGATCAATACCGACATCGGTACGCTCTCGTATTACGCCAGCGATTACGAACACGCCGCCGAACACTTTCAAAAGTCGCTCAAGTTGGATGAAAAATTCGCTGCCGCGCACACCGGCCTCGGTTTGGTTTACGAACAGAAAGGCCAGCCGCAACCGCTGGTCAACGAATGGATTCAAGGCCGCCAGTTGACGAGCCAGCCGGAAAGCTATCTCGACAGCTTGAAACAGGCCTTTGCCCAGGGCGGTATCCAGGCTTTCTGGCAGCGCGAACTGGAACATCTGCAAACCGAAACCAAGGGGCATTATGTCGCTGCATCCGCCATCGCCGCTCTGCATGCGCGTTTGGGCGAGACCGATCAGGCCTTTGCCGCGTTGAAGCAGGGCTTGGCCGAGAAAGACGGCGGGATGGTTGAATTGAAGGTTGCGCCGGTTTTTGCGTCATTACGAAATGATGCGCGCTTCGGCGAAGTGCTGAAGCGTGTCGGCTTGGCGAACTAG
- a CDS encoding pseudouridine synthase, which produces MSRLLLFNKPFQVLCQFSGGEGRATLADYLNVPAVYPAGRLDYDSEGLLLLTDDGALQQRIADPRFKLPKTYLVQVERVPDAAALRQLRCGVELKDGLTRPAQVELTEAPAVWERTPPIRVRKNVPAVWLRLTIAEGRNRQVRRMTAAVGHPTLRLIRVQIGPWALGALLPGEWGEIEAPHNLPELQPKC; this is translated from the coding sequence ATGAGCCGCTTGCTCCTCTTCAACAAACCCTTCCAAGTGCTCTGCCAATTCAGCGGCGGAGAGGGCCGCGCCACACTTGCCGATTACCTCAATGTGCCCGCTGTCTACCCGGCGGGCCGCCTTGATTACGACAGCGAAGGGTTGTTGTTACTGACCGATGACGGCGCATTGCAACAGCGCATCGCCGACCCGCGTTTCAAATTACCCAAGACCTACCTCGTCCAAGTCGAGCGCGTGCCCGACGCAGCCGCGTTGCGCCAGTTGCGGTGCGGCGTGGAGTTGAAAGATGGCCTGACGCGCCCGGCGCAAGTCGAATTGACCGAAGCGCCTGCTGTCTGGGAACGCACGCCGCCGATTCGCGTGCGCAAAAACGTGCCTGCTGTCTGGTTGCGGCTGACGATTGCCGAGGGCCGCAATCGTCAGGTGCGGCGGATGACGGCGGCGGTGGGGCATCCGACGCTGCGGCTGATTCGCGTGCAAATCGGGCCGTGGGCATTGGGGGCATTGTTACCGGGCGAGTGGGGCGAGATTGAAGCGCCGCACAACTTACCAGAACTCCAACCAAAATGCTGA
- a CDS encoding redoxin domain-containing protein, with product MKAYQADLAKFADTDTQIFGLSVDSVPALKHWSEELAPETKGLSFPILSDFVSRKTVKDYGVFNEATGYGSRATFVVDKEGKLSFIEEGNTAVNPTQAFDACSMLKKK from the coding sequence ATGAAGGCGTATCAGGCTGATCTCGCCAAATTCGCAGACACCGACACCCAGATTTTCGGCCTCAGCGTGGACAGCGTGCCCGCGCTTAAACATTGGTCAGAAGAACTCGCGCCCGAAACCAAAGGCCTTTCCTTCCCGATCCTGAGCGATTTCGTCTCGCGCAAAACCGTCAAAGATTACGGCGTCTTCAACGAAGCGACCGGTTACGGCTCACGCGCGACCTTCGTCGTGGATAAAGAAGGCAAACTTTCGTTTATCGAAGAAGGCAACACGGCGGTCAATCCGACGCAAGCCTTTGACGCGTGCAGCATGTTGAAAAAGAAATAG